In Dermochelys coriacea isolate rDerCor1 chromosome 4, rDerCor1.pri.v4, whole genome shotgun sequence, the sequence ccagtttgagaacctctgacctaGACCCAGTGATTCTATTTTAAACTATCCTCCTTCCATTGTATATTCTGATTGTGCGTCTGGATCCAAATGCTCCCTGACCCAAATACACACATACTTCAAACCAGGCAGGGGGGAAGCAATGACTTCTTTGCTGTGCTGGGGACTGAAAGCCAGTAAGGGGAAATGATTGAGATGGTTTTGTTCATTGGGTATCTGCTTGTTAGCTGTTAATCAAATGACAATACTGCAGGCACAATCCCTCCACAAAGCAAATGCAGAATGCCAGCAGAGGCTTAGTTACATGTAAAAATCCCCCTCGGAAATGGGAGCAGGGAATAATAAACCCAACATCTTTCATGCCTCTAGAAGAAACAAGAGCAACAAAATACATACACATGGCAGGGGGAAAATAGCATAAGGTGAATAGGAGCCTGGGGTGTTGAAAATCTGGAATAACAGCTCCCCACATTGGGAGGAAAGTCAAAGCGTTTAAGGAATTGCATAATTATACAGTGGAAAGTCTATTCCCTCAGGGCCTAAGCCTGATAGGCACTGAGCCCTTTACTCGGTGGGCGTTGAGCATCAATCCCTAAGCATGGCACCCCCTTTGTGTGCGTGTACTGCTGGGAACACGCGTGTTTGTGAATGCACGGACAGTGTGTGCAGGAAATAGGTGGTTAGTTCCATGCGCACTTTGTGTGACTGAAAGATGCCATGGGAGCTGTGgctatgatttagttggggattggtcctgctttgagcaggagggtggactagatgacctcctgaggtcccttccaaccctgatattctatgattctatgacagctcTAACTGTGTGCGTATAAATATACAAATACCGCACTTCGGTTATCTCCATACATAAATACACACACTGGGCTgagccatgtttcagagtagcagccgtgttagtctgtattcgcaaaaagaaaaggagtacttgtggcaccttagagactaacaaatttattagagcataagctttcgtgagctacagctcacttcatcggatgcatgattcACATCTATAGCTGCCTGGCCtacatttccctctctctccaggtGAATAAGCTGAAAGCCAAGCTGGGATCCCCACAGCAGCCTTAAGAGGCGCCTCCATCAGGGAACCCCAGCTCCAGCTGTTCCAGCTGGGGGAAGAATTCGCCCGGTGCCCTCCTGCCACTCCGATGCCCCGTCCTCCAGGGGCCGGGGGGAGGCTGGCAAGCTGCCTCCAGCCTCTTGggctctcccctttcccctcctggggcggggagggggcaagCCCAGATCAGCTGAGCAGAATTGGCAGCCTTTGGGGCGGTTGGCTCTTCCTGACCCGCAGCGCCCCGGCTGCTGCTGGGTGTTATAGTTATTGTGgaaagggaaagggggggggggaagggatggcaACACGTCACAGGGAGAGATTTCCTTATTGGGACTCCCTAGCCTACATCCTGAGTCCATCTATGGGCATTTACGTCGCCGCCCGCCTCCCGGGGGACTCCAGAAAAGGaagcggcgcggcgcggcggaaGAGCGGAGCCAGCCCCGCTGCAGGTATAAAAGGAGCCACGGCCCCGGCAGCCGGGAGGACCCGCCGAGCCCCGGCGCAGCAGGCGGAGCGCACCTGCCCCGAGGCCGCCGGGCACTGGCCTGGGCCGGGCACCGCCGCGGGGCGCAGGGGCTGGAGCGAcgctggggagcggggcagagGGGCTGCGGCGTTGGGGGCTTTCCCTTCCGCCCCCGAGCCTGGGCTCGCCGGAGATGTTGAGCGTGATGGATTTCTCCTGCCAGGACCCGCTCTACTGCAAGTACCCGGAGGGCTGCGAGCTGAAGGCCGGAGAGCAGCCGGGCTCGGGCCCGCAGGAGCAGCAACTTCTGGCGGGGCAGCAGCGAGAGGCGGCGGCCGATTTCCCCGGAGGTAagagacaccccccgccccccaggctgAGCCGCGAGGCCTTCAACCTGTAGCCAAGCAGGAGCCGGGGGGGTCCGGCTTCCAAGCAGCGGAGCCGGCAAGGGAGCCTCTGGCGTGGAAAGAGCTCTTCAAGGGCTCTTCGCGGAGAGAAAGTGGCCCTTGGTCGTGAATCCAAAGCTGGCTCATGCCTGGGCGGGTGGGAATTGGGCTGGGGGGGCACGTTGCTATCCCGTGGCACCGCCTCTTTAGAAGCAGAGCAGCGTGCGGTAGGCAGAGATGCGCTGTATGACAGCGCTGTGGGGTGCGTTTCTGCAGGTACCGCTCTTGCCTCGCTGTTTCTGCAGCCCGTTCTGTCTCCCCTAGCCCAGCAACGCCTATAACCCTCCtttcgcccccctccccccttttaatTCCCAGGTGAATTCACGGGGTCCACACTAAACGGTGAAACTGCAGATTACTTCTTCCTCGGCGGCCAGCCCGCCCCCTCGCTCAGCTACACGGGCAGCTTTTTCATCAAGGCAATGCCAGAGCAGCATCACGACCAGGAATCCCTCTTCAACCTGATGTCGGGcatcctgggcctttctcctttccctgccTCCGAAGGCCACCAAAGACAACTGGACTCTCTTTACTCGGTCCCAGAAGCCCTTCAGAACCACTTGGACCTTTACTCCAGCTGCCAGCCGGAACTGAATATCTCTGTCCAGCCCCCTTTCGCTGAGCAGGGCTACCCCGCCTTCCCCACCCTGGAGAATGCGCCCCAAGTACAAACCTCCCCGAGTTTAGGAAGCTCTTCGCAGTGTCTCTTTGAGGCCAAACTGTTGGAAAACAAGCAGGACATTAAGATTCCCCCCATGGCTCCATCCCTGGACAAGTTTAAGGTTTCCTGTTCCCAATGGGAGCCACTCGCTCAACCTCAGAACTACTTGCCAGATGGCTACCCGTCCTCTGAGTCCTTCCAGCCCCCGGAAAGTAGCCAGGCCATGTTCCACCCCCTCGGATCCAAAATCGAAAACGCCTTGTCCGTCAGCTGCCGGGCAGAGCTCAACAGCCTGTCTGAAGCCCCCTTCAGCAACAACTTGGCTTCCAGTTGCGAGCCCGAAAGCTTCCAGAATCTCGGCAGCCAGGGGCAAATCCCCGGCGACTTCGGTGAGGCAAAGATCCACAACCTCCCCCCGCAGTTAATGCACGAGTTCGAATCCTCCTTGGCTCAACCTGAGGCCGTTCCAAGCTTAATGAATCCAACCGAGCTCCTCCACCGCCACCATGCCCCGTCAGTCCCTACCGCAGACTTCCTGGCCCATCCTTCGACCTCCTCAGCCGACGCTTTAATCTCCACCAACCCCAACATCCTAACCGAGCCAAAGAAGAGGACCCGCAAGAACAAATGCTCCTCCAAATGcttctgccccaagccccacgaGAAATCCTTCGCCTGCCCCGTGGAGAACTGCATCAGGAGCTTCGCCAGGTCGGACGAGCTCAACCGGCACCTCCGGATCCACACCGGCCACAAGCCTTTCCAGTGCCGCATCTGCCTGCGGAACTTCAGCCGCAGCGACCACCTCACCACCCACATCCGGACGCACACCGGGGAGAAGCCCTTCTCCTGTGACATCTGTGGCCGCCGGTTTGCCAGGAGCGACGAGAAGAAGAGACACGGCAAGGTCCACCTGAAGCAGAAAGCGAGGACCGAGGAGAAGCTCAAGGGCCTCGGCTTCTATACGGTGGGGCTGTCATTCGGGACACTCTAAAACCCAACTGGGAGCCCTGATTGATGTCGTGTTCTGGGGTGAGCCCGGTCCCACCTTGCTGAAGGGATCGGGCTGGAGAGTCCACCTCCATATGGGCTCCTGGGTGGCAGCGGCAAAGATCATGACAATTGGTGGTGGGCAGGGATCGCTTCCTCTGGCGATTCATTCCGCCCAGGAGAGAAGGCGCTTTAGATGTACATAAGTGAAAGGCACCACCCCTTTTACGATGGGATCCGGGGGCCATGCACGATCGTATGTGCACACTCCCTGCTGGGGTAAGCCGAGAGGTCTCGGGAGTGCAGGAGGAAGTAGAGGGACAATCCGCGCTACAGGCTGACACGCTGTTTCAGGACCACGGGCGTGGACAGCTCCAGCCAGCCGAGCAGCTGCGCGGGGCCAAAGGGGCCAGTTTGCAAACTGCAGTTTTAACTTCAGTTTCAAAGAAAGAGAAACGTGCATCAAGAAATCCAGCCCACGTTTGAGACGAAGAGCAAGCTGCATTTGTTaaggctgcatttttttttttaataaactgaatCCGATTTACCTTGCCAAGCACTTTAAACGAACTCCCTGAACAATCCATTGTAATATAGGTTCTCATGTCGAAACTGCGCCAGAAATGAGTGCTGGAAAAAACCAGAATGGATGCGATCAACATGACCAACTGACGTGTTAATAATTGAAGACAGGTGTTGTTGTTTGACCAACTCTGGTTTATAATATTTTGTACATAACTGGCTTTGGGTGGGGGtcgtccctcccctccccccatgtaaatattttcctctttgtaaaaaaaaaaaacctgaacctATCAAGAATATTACAAAGCTGTGTTTATTTTTGCAATTAAAGTTTGTTCTACTCTAGAAATCCTTCCTGCATTTTTTAAACCCTACAATGTTGCATGTCAATAAAGCTCCATATTCTACAGAGATGGGAACTGAATCCCTGAGGGACAGGTTCTGATAACTGTACTGCACCTAACTCCTCAAATTGgccaattgaaatcagtgaggaGTGGAGTACTAATCTGCATGCTGAAGGCTCTAGCAGAATCTACCCCAGGGGAGTTAAgaacttgcccatggtcacacatcccatcagtggcagagttaggaagagcactggtttcagaatagcagccgtgttagtctgtattcacaaaaagaaaaggagtacttgtgacaccttagagactaacaaatttatttgagcataactttcttgagctacagcatccgatgaagtgagctgtagctcacgaaagcttatgctcaaataaactggtTAGGTTTCTTTTAGGAAGAGAACCATTTCCCATGCTGTCTCCTGTATCTGAAGCAACTCTAAACAAAATGATGGTTTTACAAGGAGACTTGTGTTGTTCCCATTAGGATTGCCTAGAAGGGAATATGAAATGAGTCAGCAGTACTGAATGCAAAGGGCAGGTATGTACCAGGATCACTCAGCAATAGTAAGCTATGGGCAACATTGCATCATTAAAGGTCTGCTTTCAATGGCCACAACTGGCGTGCATCAGCTCCCTGCCAGAGTTGgagccaaagcccagtgaagtcccTGAGTATCTTCCCATagagttcagtgggctttggatcatacCCCCAAAGGAGCCCAGAACTTTGCCAAGTCCTCCAGATAACAGAGCTGTTGCTGCAGGTAGTGAGGGGGTGTGGCCTTCCACTGAGACTGACTGGGAGGAAACCCTATCCACCCCCTGGTGGGCGGAGCTGGGACACCCCTGTGTCTGCCCCACTGAAAGCAGAGGGGCGGGAGAGGAAGCTTAAAAGGTGGACCCTGCAGCTCAACTGGAGGGGATGTGGTGAAGGAGACAGACGTGCCCTGGCCGTTGCTGAGTCTCATGCCTGAGGACAAGCCCTGCAGCACCGAGGACCCTGAAGGACTGCAGGGTCCACCAGTTGATGGGAGCTACTGGGGCTGCTGCAGGCCTTGTACCCCCCAGGAGATGGAGGATGCCCATGAGCTGAGGTATGCTGAAGCAGGATCATAGGAAGTAGCCCACAGACACCAGATGATAGTTCAGTTGTGTGGCCAGAACTCAGTGCGTtgtggtgtgattcccagctgacCCAGTGGGGGAGCCCTCCTACActgtcagagccctgggctgggacctggtggagtagggtggggctgggtccccctcctccctgtggctaccccacccctggggtggctgcctgcctgccttgggCCAAGAGGCCTGTATTTGTCCTCTGTCTGCCTCAGTGCCTTAGACTGCTTGTAGTTCTGCCCTGCCAGAGGGGACAGAGCCCTATAGATTTCTGTCACTCCACCCTGCCTGAGGGCCGGAGCTCCCTGGACTGTTTACTGCCCGGCCCCATCCATAGTCTGCTGGTGGCTTGGCCCCACCCAGAGTCCCCGGCCCTCATAGACTGCTCGTTGCTCTGCCCCACCTatgagggcaggggcagagcctgaAGAGTGCTAATTCCCCTTTAGGCTTTTATACAGCCATGAGCTAGCGAGGGAGTGTGGCCCCGGCTGAGACTGATGGGGATGGGACAACCACTGACCATTTCACTGCAGCAAGGCCACTGGGGGTGGTTTCTGTTTAGAACCACCACCATCCCGCCACCATGATAACACAGCTTGTGCGGCCCCAACATTAGCTAGGATCCACCTGGCTCAGTTTCTCTTGTTGCCAAGGAGGAACCAGAGCAAATAAGATGGGAGGGGCTGGTGAGAAACATCAGGAACTTACGCAATTTGGAACTAAGTTGACTAAACACATATTTATTCGTTTAACATGTGGCATTGCTGCCTGCTTCTGTCAGCCCCAGAACTATTAgctattgatttaaatcacctcAAGGGAGGAAGGACATGTGAACACTTGCCCTGCCCAGGCCTACTGCCAAGTCCTCAGTGAGCTCCTGCCTGTTGGTGTGAACTGGCCTCCTTTGTCCCTAGACCTTCACAGTGGGGGTGGAACCTAGCAATCTACCCTAGCACCAAAGGCTTTCATTTCTCCAAAGCCAATGGGTCAGTCCCACCCAGGGCACTGGCATGGTGATACGGGGCTTTCCCCTCCAGGCTGGCTGCTTTAATTCAGCCCCTGTAAGGAGCTGCTGGTGGCTCTTTtgctatttatatagcacctgttACCATTGTAGTTGAGCATCCTCCCAggagggcagggctgttatccacactgtacagctggggaactgaggcacagacttgcCCACGGTCCCACAGGGAATCAAACTCAGGCTAATGGCCTAGCCCCCCTAAGTCATCATTCTTCTGTAAACCATGTCTTAGCCCAGCGCCAGGTGTTGACATCACACAATCACCACCACAACTGGTCCCGCTGTTGGCAGGCTGGCTCAGTGCACAAGGGGTCGCATTTAGCCCCTCCTCCTAGGCAGCAGAACAGGTGTGATTGTATGGCCCCAGGAGAGCGGGGTGCTGGGTAGGAATGGAGCATTGCCTGGGCCACATGGAGCCCCAtttcccatcagctccctgcaggGATGAAACTGTCCATCCCTAATGGACCAATTTTAAGGTGATTACCTCAAACCTGGCCCAACAAAGGGAACTAGTGACAAAGTCCCTCACTCAAGGGTTTTCTAGTATTAAGAATATCCCCGTGCCATTACGTTTGTTTTCTGTCTCCTGTCATCTCTACGCATGCAGATCTCCAAGTTCAGGGCTTTCTGACTCATCCTAGGAGCCCTCCTTACAAGAAGCTTGTtggatttaacatttttgttttatttcattcttgGCTGTATTTAGGGATTATCCTTCCAGGAACAATGCTCCAAGTTTCCAAGTCTCCAGGCAGGCTTTGGgctacctgtaaaatgggcacaCTTATGCAGAGGCCACTTGTGGCCATTACAGATCACCTAGAACTTTTCACAAAAGCAGGTGTGTTACATGCAGCATTGTAGCCCCATGCCATTGGGTGAGTTTGGGTAGACACAGagttgcttacatcaactgttgctgcctttcagaagccaacCTACAGTGCCTCACAGTGACAGCTAAATTGGTGCATGCACTCCTGGTGAGCACGTGCACCACTGACACACGAAGCGTAGTGTGGACGTGCACAAGCAATTTAGTTACGGCAGTGGCTGTACATtgatgtaacttaggttgacacaactttgcagtgtggacataccatgaGTCATAGGCACATCCAGCCGAGGGTTATCTAACATCAGCTTCTGATCCTTGTCATTCCCCTCCCAGGAAATATGCCTGTGATTTCTCTGAGTGCTCTGCCCATATATGCAAAGGCCAGGGTTATAGCTAATACTGCATTGCATTTGTACAGCTCCCTTCACCCAGCAGGATCCCAGAGAGACACAGGGCCCAGCTCAACCATGGAGGAACTCTCTGGACACCCGGATACCCTACACACCACATTTTTATCAGAGGGGGAAGTGAAGGAAAATATCTGTGATTGAACATCAACGGGGGACTGAGTCAGGCAGAATTTCATTGGCCAGTTGGACAGGATACCTGGGTCAATGCTGTTACATTTGCAAAGAGTGTCCTGGGCTCTTGACTGGCCACAGATGGATGGGAAAGCTCTAGGCTAGGTTGCTGTAGATCTAGGTTTGATGCCCTGCTAGTGTTGGTGTGCCGGAGTGAAAAAGGCTGgtcacccttcccctccctctccccctgtgATGTTGCCTTCATGGCTAAACAAGGTGTATTTTTTTACCTCGGGGTAAGTAACAAGCATGAGCCATCCGGTGGTAAAAACCCAACTGAGAAAAGTTTTACCATGAGTAGCTAAACAAGGTCAGTGTTGACCCCGTCTGAGGTTGGCCTCGGAGTTTACCTTGCATTAAAACTGCTGTGTCTTGTCCCTGTTTTCACCTCGCTCAGCGTCGCTCATGTGGGTTAGTTCCTGgtctttgtctgtttagattgctcGTTGGggcagtgtcataaatataaagggaaaggtaaacaccttttaaaatccctcctggccagaggaaaaaccctttcacctgtaaagggttaagaagccaggataacctcgctggcacctgaccaaaatgaccaatgaggagacaagatgctttcaaagctggagggggcagaaacaaaggctctctggctgggtgatgcttttgccaggaacagaacaggaatggagtcttagaacttagtaagtaatctggctagagatgtgttagattctgttttgtttaaatggctgataaaataagttgtgctgaatggaatggatattcctgtgtttgtgtctttttgtaacttaagcttttgcctagagggattctctaagttttgaatctgattaccctgtaaggtatttaccatcctgattttacagaggtgatttttacttttttttcttcaattaaaattcttcttttaagaacgtgattgctttttcattgttcttaagatccaagggtttgggtctgtgctcacctatgcaaattggtgaggatttttatcaagccttccccaggaaagggggtgtagggtatggggaggattttgaggggaaagacatttccaagcgggctctttccctgttatatatttgttagacgcttggtggtggcagcaataaagtccaaggacaaaaaggaaaatagtttgtatcttggggaagttttaacctaagctggtaaaaataagtttagggtttttttcatgcaggtccccacatctgtaccctagagttcagagtggggaaggaaccttgacaggcaggGACTGCATACTGCCCTATGTTTgttcagcacccagcacaatgggtgtTCCAGCATGGTTAGGGACTCTAGGAGCTACTGGAATACACATAATAAGGACACCAGTGTTATGATTCATCCAAAAGGCAGCACCCATTGGCGCTCAATTGGCGATACCTGCTCACCACACTGGGCTGCCCACAGAATCACCAGCACCACATTGGCTTTCCTTGATGGTGGGCCACAAGACCAGTGTTGCTTATCTTATGAGATCCACCAAGCTCCCAGCCCCAGGTACTGTGGGTACAGAGATGTCCAGGCATGGGAGAAGGAAGCTATGTCTCTGATTTGAAGTCTGAGCCAGTTGTTCCTTCAAAGAGGTAGCAcacagggcaaaaaaaaaaaaaaaaaatcagtgtctgCAGCTCATATTATTATTTCCTTCTCTTTAATTTCCCTTCCAGTTTTCTTCTCAGCAGAGGCCGGGTGAATAGAAATGAGCTCTCTCTTCTCAAGTATCAAGCATAAATCCCACTAACTTCATTCACGCCCATGGAGACTAGGAAGGGATGCAGCAGACTTTCCGTGCACACTCagccttcctttgaagcatccaAGATGTTATAAAAGCTCTAGCAGTATCCAGGCAATGGGCCTTGTTTAGAAGCCTCTTCTGAGACCCTTTCCAATAGATGCCAAGGAGGTTTCAGACACATTAGGGAAGGATTCCACAATGTGAGTGGGATGTTAACTGTTTGCACGTCTCAGGCTTGCTCCTTTCCACAGAGAACCTCCTGTAGCCAGGCTGCCGTACAACCCTCTATGAACTTCTCAGTCAGGATGATCTCTTGGCTTTGGATGGTCATAGTCTAAAGCTCCTAGTAAAAGGAACCActtaatataagaacataagaaatggccatactgggtcagacaaaaggtccatctagcccagtctcctgtcttctgacagcggccaatgccaggtgccccagagggaactaacagaacaggtaatcatcaagtgatccatccagtctcccattcccagcttctgtcaaacagaggctagggacaccatccctgcccatcctggctaatagccattgatggatctattctccattaacttatctagttcttttttgaaccctgttatagtcttggccttcacaacatcctctggcaaggagttccacaggttggctgtgccttgtgtgaagaaatacttccgtttgtttgttttaaacctgctgcctagttcttgtgttatgagagggattaaataacacttccttatttctccacaccagtcatgattttatagacctctatcatattcccctcagtcgtctcttttccaagctgaaaagtcccagtcttattaatctatcctcatatggaagctgttccacacccctaatcatttttctgtaCCAGTGTGGCCGATACAGGCTTGTGGGGGGTAACTGATCCCCAAAGACTCACGTCTTCCTGGAGGCCTAAAACAAGTGACCCAAGAAACCGATGCATGTGTAGAACTCAGTCattcccactgagccccactgcctgtttCTACTAGAGCATAAGCTCCCGGGGCCCCGACTGGTCTTACAGCCCAGAGTGGAGCACTTGCGAGCTGGGAACAAAACATTCCCTGGCAaggggctctggctgagggatGAATTTATAGGAGAGGTCAGGTGAATCCAGCATCTGATTAGCTTTAGAGAACACGGCAAGACCTTCCTCTTCGATACAGCTGTTCTACCAGAGCAAAGATGATGCTTGTCATTTGCCCCCCAAAACTCCCTACCCCCCTTCCCAGCAGAGTTCTCAATGACCCCCCAATGGGAAGAAGAGCCAGGTAGTCCACAAATAGCTTTGGAAGGCACTCAGCTACCCCAAGGATGGGTGGCAGTACCAGACCATAATTAGATAAGAGAGTTTACCGGGCCAGAGCCCCTGTCAGTTCTTCACCATGAATGGTCTTGTGCATCTGAGGCATATTAGCAACTAGAAAATACAGAAGAAAGCAGATCGGACAACAGGACATACGCAGAGACCGAATATTTGGGGCGGAGTCACGTGGGAGGGGCGGCATCTGAAAGGGTTAAATGAAAGTTTAATTaactgattagggggtggggcttctgactaggggtcctataaaggtagccagccagtcaggcagcggcacaggagctagcaaacagagctctaaactggggagtttgagtggaaatttgcaaggggagtttggattgtggtgcttgtttggggtttgcttttgctgggggggtggtctttttggtgtggcttgtgtttcccagattaacaggatttaggtgggaaggtgatgacagatatggaggcagctgtgggagtgactcctgtagtggaagacacattgaggatgcctggatgtggaagctgtggtatgtacatgatcctggaggggggaaccggtaagagttttttctgcatgaaatgtcgtctgatagagctgatggaggaaaagatccgaggtttggagatgcaggtgaaaagtctggttgagtttaggaaggggtttgagcagatgatggagcaaagatatgaggtatctgaagggaaaagctcagactcacggatggaagcagggctggggaattttgaggggagactgggtgaggaaagtggtcagtggaagcatgtgactaaaagaaccaggcagaggaaaagacgggctagtgaaggagaaatagagcttaggaataggtttgcagagttggaaaatgaagaaggggctcagcaggtacttgttgaaggtggaagggtaaggaagaagagaagagaggctagtcctataggaaaagcggaagagtcaagggagactacaccaaatatgagccccaggaggatacaggatgggttgaagaagattgtaagggaaaataggaatggaaagaacttgcagccagagggaacaggggagagactggagaatagcaccgtcaccaggaaaaggcaggtctatgtgatcggggactctttattgagaagaatagacaggcctgtaactagagctgatccagagaatagaagggtgtgctgtcttctgggtgctaagatacgggatgtagacctgaggttgaaaaggatcctaaagggagcaggaaagaatcccctaattatccttcatgtgggaacaaatgatacggctagattctcgctggaaagtattaagggagactatgctaggctggggaagacgcttaaggaaattgaggctcaggtgatctttagcgggatccttcctgttcctagagaagggcaataaaggtgtgacaagattatgactgtcaacagatggcttaggcagtggtgctataaggagggctttgggatgtatggccactgggaggcctTCACGGACAGagaacagttctctcgggatggacttcatctgagtagggaaggaaatagacttctaggatcgaggctggcacaactgataaagagagctttaaactaggaattagggggagatggatgggagatgtccaggaaatctccacgccagattttagcatggagagggaagaagactaagtaagaaaggatacagccgtgggtaggagaatgtaaataaggagcgagggcagtgtggatactagtctaataagttatactggctgtagaatgactgtgcctaatagggtacaaaatgtgagcgaggccaaacagcaaaaattaagatgtttgtacaccaatgcgaggagcctaggtaacaaaatggaggaactagagctactggtgcaggaagtgaaaccagatattatagggataacagaaacatggtggaatagtagtcatgactggactacaggtattgaagggtatgtgctgtt encodes:
- the EGR4 gene encoding early growth response protein 4 — encoded protein: MLSVMDFSCQDPLYCKYPEGCELKAGEQPGSGPQEQQLLAGQQREAAADFPGGEFTGSTLNGETADYFFLGGQPAPSLSYTGSFFIKAMPEQHHDQESLFNLMSGILGLSPFPASEGHQRQLDSLYSVPEALQNHLDLYSSCQPELNISVQPPFAEQGYPAFPTLENAPQVQTSPSLGSSSQCLFEAKLLENKQDIKIPPMAPSLDKFKVSCSQWEPLAQPQNYLPDGYPSSESFQPPESSQAMFHPLGSKIENALSVSCRAELNSLSEAPFSNNLASSCEPESFQNLGSQGQIPGDFGEAKIHNLPPQLMHEFESSLAQPEAVPSLMNPTELLHRHHAPSVPTADFLAHPSTSSADALISTNPNILTEPKKRTRKNKCSSKCFCPKPHEKSFACPVENCIRSFARSDELNRHLRIHTGHKPFQCRICLRNFSRSDHLTTHIRTHTGEKPFSCDICGRRFARSDEKKRHGKVHLKQKARTEEKLKGLGFYTVGLSFGTL